A stretch of the Nitrospiria bacterium genome encodes the following:
- a CDS encoding multidrug efflux RND transporter permease subunit, protein MFSRFFINRPIFAAVLSSFIVLAGLAAMRVLPIAQYPEIAPPVVTVRAVYPGASAEVLEQTVAAPLETQINGVEDMLYMSDNSGSNGVLEINITFEIGTDVDQAAINVNNRVKQAEARLPQEVRRQGVTVEKSSSSFLQVLAFYSPEGTFDDLYVSNYVTLNVLDTIKRIPGTTNVQIFGAKDYAMRIWLRPDRMAQLKLTTSDLIRALNEQNSQFAAGKVGEAPTGGPQELVYTITTQGRLADAKQFEDVILRSNPDGSALRLKDVARVELASKDYDFIGRVNGKEAALLGIFLQPGANALNVAREVATTMKGLSARFPAGLKYSIVYDTTRFVEVSIREVVKTLIEAMALVFLVVFLFLQNWRATLIPFAAVPVSLIGTFAGLFLLGYSINTLTLFGMVLAIGIVVDDAIVVLENVERIMREEGKEARAAAVQAMREVSGPVIAIVLTLCAVFVPIAFLGGLAGELYRQFAVTIAMAVVLSGIVALTLTPSLCALLLRHGHAEPGRFFRWFNDWFRRVTGRYAAGVAWMIRRSVLGLVLFGAMVLIAAGLWRFTPGSLVPDEDQGYYIGAVFLPDGATLQRTDKVVGEVVKAIQSNPANEYAVAFTGLDFIGGGFRNNAATIFVTQKHWDERKVNTQQLVGDYFMKTASIKEGLVIAFTPPPIFGLGNAGGFEFYIQNRGEGGSQRLAEVTNQFLAAANSDPVLARVQTLWRSNVPQLHVDVDREKAKALGVPINDVFDTLSATLGSYYVNDFNRYGRTWQVLMSAEPSYRDSPDSIGDLYVRSGQGEMVPVKALARVTYTSGPDSLERFNNLPAVKLLGQGAPGVSSGQAIQEVEKIAKKVLPADFSYDWGGASFQEKKSSGTSGLALGLAVIMVFLILSAQYERWSLPLSVLMALPFGTFGALAAVWLRGLTNDVYFQIGLVTLLGLAAKNAILIVEYAVLKHQEGLSPSAAAMEAARLRFRPILMTSLAFILGVTPLAFSTGAGAGARISAGTGVMGGMLAATFLAIFFVPMFFKLIAGRRLTERRSTAEIRAEIDRHKTALHGTPAGVSGNGQSAPDGQAPTPPVQTPVHQGGSS, encoded by the coding sequence ATGTTTTCGCGGTTCTTTATCAATCGACCGATTTTCGCCGCCGTTCTCTCCAGCTTCATCGTCCTCGCCGGGCTGGCCGCCATGCGTGTCCTCCCGATCGCGCAGTATCCCGAGATCGCGCCGCCCGTGGTGACCGTCCGGGCGGTCTATCCCGGGGCCTCGGCCGAGGTCCTGGAACAGACCGTCGCCGCGCCGCTGGAAACCCAGATCAACGGCGTCGAGGACATGCTCTACATGAGCGACAACTCGGGGTCCAACGGCGTGCTCGAAATCAACATCACGTTCGAGATCGGCACCGACGTCGACCAGGCCGCGATCAACGTCAACAACCGCGTCAAGCAGGCGGAGGCCCGGCTTCCGCAGGAAGTCCGCCGCCAGGGCGTGACGGTGGAGAAAAGCTCCTCGTCGTTTTTGCAGGTGCTGGCCTTCTACTCGCCCGAGGGCACCTTCGACGATCTGTACGTGAGCAATTACGTCACCTTGAACGTGCTCGACACGATCAAACGGATTCCGGGCACGACGAACGTCCAGATCTTCGGCGCCAAGGACTACGCGATGCGGATCTGGCTGCGGCCCGACCGCATGGCCCAGTTGAAGCTCACGACGTCGGATCTGATCCGGGCACTTAACGAGCAGAACAGCCAGTTTGCCGCCGGAAAGGTCGGCGAGGCCCCGACCGGGGGGCCCCAGGAGCTGGTCTACACGATTACCACGCAGGGCCGGCTGGCCGACGCCAAGCAGTTCGAGGACGTCATCCTGCGTTCCAACCCGGACGGCTCCGCGCTGCGACTGAAAGACGTGGCGCGGGTCGAGCTCGCCTCCAAGGACTACGATTTCATCGGACGGGTCAACGGAAAAGAGGCGGCGTTGCTCGGCATCTTCCTTCAGCCCGGCGCCAACGCCCTGAACGTGGCCAGGGAAGTCGCGACGACCATGAAGGGACTGTCGGCGCGCTTCCCGGCGGGGCTGAAGTACTCCATCGTTTACGATACCACCCGCTTTGTGGAGGTCTCCATCCGGGAGGTCGTGAAAACGCTGATCGAGGCCATGGCCCTGGTTTTCCTGGTGGTGTTTCTTTTTCTCCAGAACTGGCGCGCGACCCTGATCCCCTTCGCCGCGGTGCCGGTCTCCCTGATCGGGACCTTCGCCGGTCTCTTTCTGCTGGGTTATTCGATCAACACCCTCACCTTATTCGGGATGGTCCTCGCCATCGGCATCGTGGTGGACGACGCCATCGTCGTGCTGGAGAACGTCGAGCGGATCATGCGCGAGGAAGGCAAGGAGGCGCGTGCGGCCGCGGTTCAGGCGATGCGGGAAGTCTCCGGTCCGGTCATCGCGATCGTCCTGACCCTTTGCGCGGTCTTCGTTCCGATCGCCTTCCTGGGCGGCCTGGCCGGCGAGCTCTACCGGCAGTTCGCCGTCACCATTGCGATGGCGGTCGTGCTCTCCGGGATCGTTGCGCTGACCCTCACGCCTTCCCTCTGTGCCCTCCTTCTGAGGCACGGGCATGCGGAACCGGGACGCTTCTTTCGATGGTTCAACGATTGGTTCCGCCGGGTCACCGGCCGCTATGCCGCCGGCGTGGCCTGGATGATTCGCCGGAGCGTACTCGGTCTCGTGCTGTTCGGCGCCATGGTCCTCATCGCGGCCGGGCTGTGGAGATTCACGCCGGGAAGCCTGGTGCCGGACGAGGACCAGGGCTATTACATCGGCGCCGTCTTCCTCCCCGACGGGGCCACCTTGCAGCGGACCGATAAAGTCGTCGGCGAGGTGGTCAAGGCCATTCAATCGAATCCCGCAAACGAATATGCCGTGGCCTTCACCGGTCTGGACTTCATCGGGGGCGGGTTCCGCAACAACGCCGCGACCATCTTTGTGACCCAGAAGCACTGGGACGAGCGCAAGGTCAACACGCAGCAGCTGGTGGGCGACTATTTCATGAAGACCGCATCCATCAAGGAAGGTCTCGTGATCGCGTTTACCCCGCCGCCGATCTTCGGCCTGGGCAACGCCGGCGGGTTCGAGTTCTACATCCAGAATCGCGGCGAAGGGGGATCCCAACGTCTGGCCGAGGTGACGAATCAGTTTCTTGCGGCCGCCAACAGCGACCCCGTGCTCGCACGGGTGCAGACCCTTTGGCGATCGAACGTGCCCCAGCTGCACGTCGATGTCGACCGCGAAAAGGCGAAGGCGCTCGGCGTGCCGATCAACGATGTCTTCGACACCCTCTCGGCCACGCTGGGCTCCTACTACGTCAACGACTTCAACCGCTACGGCCGCACCTGGCAGGTGTTGATGTCGGCGGAGCCCTCCTATCGCGACAGTCCCGATTCGATCGGCGATCTCTACGTCCGGTCCGGGCAGGGTGAGATGGTGCCCGTCAAGGCGCTGGCCCGGGTGACTTACACGTCGGGGCCGGATTCGCTCGAGCGCTTCAACAACCTGCCCGCGGTCAAACTGCTGGGCCAGGGCGCGCCGGGCGTCTCGTCCGGCCAGGCGATCCAGGAAGTCGAAAAGATCGCCAAGAAAGTATTGCCGGCGGATTTCAGTTACGACTGGGGCGGCGCCTCGTTTCAGGAGAAGAAATCGAGCGGCACGTCCGGGTTGGCGCTTGGCCTGGCGGTGATCATGGTCTTTCTCATCCTCTCCGCGCAGTACGAGCGGTGGTCGCTTCCGCTCTCCGTGCTGATGGCGCTGCCGTTCGGCACCTTCGGCGCGCTCGCGGCGGTCTGGCTGAGGGGCCTGACCAACGACGTCTATTTTCAGATCGGCCTGGTGACGCTGCTGGGGCTCGCGGCGAAGAACGCCATTCTAATCGTCGAGTACGCGGTCCTGAAGCACCAGGAGGGGCTTTCGCCCTCCGCGGCGGCGATGGAAGCGGCCCGGCTTCGGTTCCGTCCCATCCTGATGACCTCGCTCGCCTTTATTCTCGGCGTCACCCCGCTGGCCTTTTCCACCGGCGCGGGCGCCGGGGCGCGGATTTCGGCGGGCACGGGCGTGATGGGCGGGATGCTGGCCGCGACGTTCCTCGCTATTTTCTTTGTGCCGATGTTCTTCAAGCTGATCGCCGGTCGGCGATTGACGGAACGCCGGTCGACCGCGGAGATTCGGGCCGAGATCGACCGCCACAAAACGGCTTTACACGGGACGCCCGCCGGCGTCTCGGGGAACGGACAGAGCGCCCCGGACGGGCAGGCGCCGACCCCTCCGGTGCAAACGCCCGTCCATCAAGGAGGCTCGTCATGA
- a CDS encoding efflux transporter outer membrane subunit, with protein sequence MTIYRFIAAVLPAALLSGCITVGPDYHRPKIDVPDRWPAEKTEAAVPVRWWDSYNDPVLDAMVDEALAHNSDLALAVARLDEARAQLGVARADQFPGVAAGAGASRNRISEKSPLFFPGFDPTFNDLNASVSASWEIDFWGKYRRATEAARADLFASASNRDAVRLALIADVARGYFNLRSLDAQIAVTRQTVKTRLDSLELQRKRFEAGVASELELHQVEADAYSAQALLPFLENQLAQQETALSVLLGRSPREIIGAAPERGSVIEAISVPPAVPAGLPSDLLERRPDLREAEQRLVAANARIGQAKAAYFPSIPLTGAFGTESAKLADLFTAPARVWLVSVSAAQTIFDAGRIGSQVEASRARERQALAQYRSAIQNAFKDTQDALVAQRKARERLEAEQARVASLQKALELARLRYDNGESSLLDVLDAERGLLGAQLDRVEAQRAQLVATADLFKALGGGWEDQPRPRGPSG encoded by the coding sequence ATGACCATTTATCGATTCATCGCGGCGGTATTGCCGGCCGCGCTGCTCTCCGGCTGCATCACCGTCGGCCCCGACTACCACAGGCCGAAAATCGACGTCCCCGACCGTTGGCCGGCCGAGAAAACCGAGGCCGCCGTGCCGGTTCGGTGGTGGGATAGCTACAACGATCCGGTGCTCGACGCCATGGTCGACGAGGCGCTCGCCCACAATTCCGATCTGGCGCTGGCCGTGGCGCGCTTGGACGAAGCCCGGGCTCAGCTCGGCGTTGCCCGCGCCGACCAGTTTCCGGGCGTCGCCGCCGGCGCCGGCGCGTCGCGCAACCGGATCTCGGAGAAAAGCCCCCTTTTCTTCCCGGGCTTTGATCCGACGTTCAACGATTTGAACGCCTCCGTCAGCGCCTCGTGGGAAATCGATTTCTGGGGCAAGTATCGGCGCGCCACCGAGGCGGCGCGCGCCGACCTGTTCGCCTCCGCGTCCAATCGGGACGCGGTCCGGCTGGCCCTGATCGCCGACGTGGCCCGGGGCTACTTCAACTTGCGATCGCTCGATGCGCAGATCGCCGTCACCCGGCAGACCGTGAAGACCCGTCTCGACTCGCTGGAGCTTCAGCGCAAACGTTTCGAGGCGGGCGTGGCCTCCGAGCTGGAGCTGCACCAGGTGGAGGCGGATGCCTACTCGGCGCAGGCGCTGCTGCCCTTTCTTGAAAACCAACTTGCGCAGCAGGAAACCGCCCTCTCCGTGCTCCTCGGCCGCAGCCCGCGGGAGATTATCGGCGCGGCTCCCGAGCGCGGATCGGTGATCGAGGCGATCAGCGTTCCGCCGGCCGTGCCGGCCGGGCTGCCTTCCGATCTTCTGGAGCGCCGTCCCGACCTGCGTGAAGCGGAGCAGCGGCTGGTGGCCGCGAATGCCCGCATCGGGCAGGCCAAGGCCGCTTATTTCCCGTCGATCCCGTTGACCGGAGCCTTCGGCACAGAGAGCGCCAAGCTCGCCGATCTTTTCACGGCCCCGGCCCGCGTCTGGCTCGTCTCGGTCTCCGCCGCACAAACGATCTTCGACGCCGGGCGAATCGGCTCCCAGGTGGAGGCGTCGCGGGCCCGCGAGCGGCAGGCGCTGGCCCAATACCGATCGGCTATTCAGAACGCGTTCAAGGACACGCAGGACGCCCTGGTGGCGCAGCGCAAGGCGCGCGAGCGACTGGAAGCGGAGCAGGCGCGCGTCGCCTCGCTTCAGAAAGCGCTGGAGCTGGCCCGGTTACGGTACGACAACGGTGAATCCAGCCTTCTCGATGTGCTGGATGCCGAACGCGGCTTACTCGGCGCTCAGCTCGACCGGGTCGAGGCGCAACGCGCCCAGCTCGTCGCGACGGCGGATTTATTCAAGGCGCTGGGCGGCGGGTGGGAGGATCAACCTCGGCCACGAGGGCCGTCGGGATAG
- the cysQ gene encoding 3'(2'),5'-bisphosphate nucleotidase CysQ codes for MDTADLESLLPQVVALAEKAGAAIMEVYARGDFETTYKTEGDSPLTRADLASNRLLMEGLRALTPTWPVLSEESKEVPYTEREAWGRYWLIDPLDGTKEFIKRRDEFTVNVALIERGEPALGVVYAPAMEELYYAARGAGSFKRKGPEPPERIVVSDYRVSGVTLVVSRSHPDAKVEELLRKIGPSESLEIGSSLKLCLVAEGRAHLYPRFGPTMEWDIAAAQCVVEEAGGKVTDLSGRRLRYNKPSLMNPPFIVCGAPPFPWPEYL; via the coding sequence TTGGATACGGCAGACCTGGAATCGTTGCTGCCTCAAGTCGTCGCGCTGGCCGAGAAGGCCGGCGCGGCGATCATGGAAGTCTACGCGCGCGGCGACTTTGAGACCACCTACAAGACGGAAGGGGACTCCCCGCTCACGCGGGCGGATCTGGCGTCCAATCGCCTGCTCATGGAAGGATTGCGCGCGCTGACGCCGACGTGGCCCGTCTTGTCCGAGGAGTCGAAGGAGGTTCCCTACACGGAACGGGAAGCCTGGGGGCGTTACTGGCTGATCGATCCGCTGGACGGAACCAAGGAGTTCATCAAGCGGCGCGACGAGTTCACGGTCAACGTGGCGCTGATCGAGCGGGGCGAGCCGGCGCTGGGCGTGGTCTACGCTCCGGCGATGGAGGAGCTCTATTACGCGGCGCGCGGCGCGGGCTCCTTCAAGCGGAAGGGCCCTGAGCCGCCGGAACGGATCGTGGTGAGCGATTACCGGGTCAGCGGCGTCACCCTCGTCGTCAGCCGCTCGCACCCCGACGCCAAGGTGGAAGAGCTGCTGCGCAAAATCGGCCCGTCGGAATCCCTGGAAATCGGCAGCTCGTTGAAATTGTGTCTTGTGGCCGAGGGGCGCGCCCATCTTTATCCGCGCTTCGGGCCGACGATGGAATGGGACATCGCCGCCGCCCAATGCGTGGTGGAAGAGGCGGGCGGCAAGGTGACCGACCTGTCGGGTCGGCGGCTGCGTTACAATAAACCGTCGCTGATGAACCCGCCGTTTATCGTCTGCGGCGCCCCGCCCTTTCCCTGGCCGGAGTATCTGTAG
- a CDS encoding PIN domain-containing protein, translating to MAKVKLLIDTDILIDYLNTGLLGAIFEGRGFEVYYSVVTKKDLLSKPGLKDAERQAILFTLRRHRIIPLDDRIAGTYSDLRRRHPSLEKEDALIAATALVKKLPLVTRNLKHYKSIEGLILFNI from the coding sequence TTGGCAAAAGTCAAACTCCTGATCGACACCGACATACTGATCGATTACCTCAACACCGGCCTTCTCGGGGCGATTTTCGAAGGCAGAGGATTCGAGGTTTATTACTCCGTTGTGACAAAGAAGGACCTTCTGTCAAAGCCGGGGCTGAAAGATGCCGAACGCCAGGCCATTTTGTTCACGCTTCGACGGCACCGGATCATTCCGCTGGATGACCGTATTGCCGGGACCTATTCCGACCTTCGGAGACGACATCCTTCCCTGGAAAAAGAAGACGCCCTCATCGCGGCGACCGCTCTCGTCAAGAAGCTCCCATTGGTCACTCGCAACTTGAAGCATTATAAGAGCATTGAAGGGCTTATTCTTTTTAATATTTAA
- a CDS encoding DUF2283 domain-containing protein translates to METLKILEGKPALNWEFDEEADVLYISVGKPRPAVGTDIGEGVIVRYDEKKKEVVGITIVGFRVRTLKSLAAK, encoded by the coding sequence ATGGAAACCTTAAAAATTCTCGAGGGTAAACCGGCGCTCAACTGGGAGTTTGACGAAGAAGCAGATGTGCTCTACATTTCGGTCGGCAAGCCTCGCCCGGCCGTTGGCACCGATATCGGCGAGGGCGTGATTGTTCGTTATGACGAAAAGAAGAAAGAGGTTGTGGGCATCACCATCGTTGGTTTTCGAGTGCGAACCCTGAAAAGTTTAGCGGCGAAATAG
- a CDS encoding rhodanese-like domain-containing protein: MFQSQSDPALNITPEALKAKLDRGEKIVLVDVREPWEVAINRLNDAVVIPMDELGRRYSELNPDAEIVVYCHVGGRSLKATRFLKDRQFKNVKNLAGGIEAWSLKVDPKVPRYR, translated from the coding sequence ATGTTCCAATCCCAGTCCGACCCGGCCTTGAACATAACGCCGGAAGCCTTGAAGGCAAAGCTGGATCGCGGGGAGAAGATCGTCCTGGTGGATGTCCGCGAGCCCTGGGAGGTGGCGATCAACCGTCTCAATGACGCCGTGGTCATTCCGATGGACGAGCTGGGCCGGCGGTATTCGGAACTCAATCCCGACGCCGAGATCGTCGTTTACTGCCACGTGGGCGGACGAAGCCTCAAGGCGACCCGTTTTCTGAAGGACCGGCAGTTCAAAAACGTTAAAAACCTGGCCGGCGGGATCGAGGCCTGGTCGTTGAAGGTCGACCCGAAGGTTCCACGCTACCGCTGA